A window of Notolabrus celidotus isolate fNotCel1 chromosome 11, fNotCel1.pri, whole genome shotgun sequence contains these coding sequences:
- the plekhm2 gene encoding pleckstrin homology domain-containing family M member 2 isoform X2, translating to MDQLKVKDRILENISMSVKKLQSYFAACEDETPAIRNHDRVLQRLCEHLDHALLYGLQDISSGYWVLVLHFTRREAVRQIDELKHIATNLGRSRAWLYLALSESSLESYLRLFQENQGLLQKYYFKNALVCSHDHLTLFLTLVSGLEFIRFDLELDVPYLDVAPYMPEYYKPQNLLDFEERLPSSDSLSLHSFTSLTSTNLEWDDSAIAPSSEEGDLTDQASCPRSSGSDPQTVISDTVVLPAGPVSVRGAAHPSAHSPTFRHNPFNEDSDTNTTNTSADITPVHVASRHYTITPTNGDDAENASNELEVIRMARRKKPAKKRRGKGSTDSSSSIHNSVSSEHVEIDSGLLVSEDAESLNCSAFHLEADGDVRRSRVGSEVVEEGDEDGVEGLLRLPQMTDTSMDTVGQPLRDVMDRLNGALDREEEPWEHLEEEGEENKNKGCNHGSESPPQQPFREDTGGEPPDRAQGEMCLSPLATSPNFMQASSTTSTDLCCFTPNSPNSAPTCGGYYDITGHCQSQTLSGGLDDEEQAEAPAGQRPDMRTQENTEEGKEADSEELQEERLSPSESSHPAEFKVDNNHLLLLMIHVFRENEEQLFKMVRMSTGHMEGDLQPLYLLLTDCYIYLLRKGAAEKPYTVEEAVSYNELDYLSVGLDQQTVTVVCTNRRRKFLLDTADASLTVWFLSVLKSAMVKGCREPPYPSVLTDATMEKLALTKFVSQESHCEVPDVSIQLYSLVHWEDPMDMALSPQGDPLRSGVPASTKEGTLQYRAGTTYLGKELWKGCYLVLSNGILYLYSERTDVTPVMSVTMGGEHCGGCRRSNSTEHPHAFQVILTERPPLELSANNEQDMADWMQLLCQSVSKGVIPQGLAPTPCIPCCLVVTDGKLLTCHQDCQTSFFRSLGSADICDVTAVSLEANKEYCVIEFAADRTAYLPPWVLYFSGCDERDRLLGALDNTWKAIYQVNLPHRGVLDPSVQKRCGEALALMNSAWQRADSLARGRAQREPWC from the exons ATGGATCAACTCAAAGTAAAGGACCGCATTCTGGAAAATATCTCCATGTCTGTGAAGAAG TTGCAGAGTTACTTTGCAGCCTGTGAAGATGAAACCCCGGCAATCAGAAACCACGACCGGGTTCTTCAGCGCCTCTGTGAACACCTTGACCACGCTCTGCTGTACGG GCTGCAGGATATCTCTTCAGGCTACTGGGTCCTGGTCCTTCACTTCACCAGGAGAGAGGCTGTCCGACAGATAGATGAGCTCAAGCACATAGCAACTAACCTGGGACGAA GCCGAGCTTGGTTATACCTGGCACTGAGTGAGAGTTCTTTAGAGAGCTATCTACGCCTCTTCCAGGAGAACCAAGGGTTACTACAGAAGTATTACTTCAA GAATGCACTAGTCTGCAGTCATGATCACCTCACACTATTTCTCACACTGGTGTCCGGCCTGGAGTTTATCCGTTTTGATCTGGAGCTG GATGTGCCCTATCTGGATGTGGCCCCATACATGCCAGAATACTACAAACCCCAGAACCTGCTGGACTTTGAGGAAAGGTTGCCCAGCTCTGACAGCTTGTCCCTGCACTCCTTCACCTCCCTCACCTCCACAAACCTGGAGTGGGACGACAGCGCCATAGCCCCCTCCAGTGAAG AGGGAGACCTGACCGACCAGGCCAGCTGCCCGCGATCCAGTGGCTCTGATCCACAGACGGTCATCAGCGACACCGTGGTCCTCCCTGCAGGCCCCGTCAGTGTAAGGGGTGCAGCTCATCCCTCCGCTCACAGCCCCACTTTCAGACACAACCCCTTCAATGAGGACTCAGACACCAACACTACCAACACCTCAGCCGACATCACGCCAGTTCACGTGGCCAGCCGCCATTACACCATCACCCCCACTAATGGAGATGACGCAGAGAATGCCAGCAATGAGCTGGAGGTTATCAG GATGGCCAGGCGGAAGAAACCAGCCAAGAAACGTCGAGGGAAGGGCTCTACAGATTCTAGCAGCAGTATTCATaactctgtctcctctgagCATGTAGAGATAGACAGCGGCCTCCTGGTCTCAGAGGATGCAGAATCATTAAACTGCTCCGCTTTCCACCTGGAAGCAGACGGGGATGTGAGGAGAAGCAGGGTGGGATCAGAGGTTGTTGAGGAAGGAGATGAAGATGGAGTGGAAGGCCTCCTGCGGCTACCACAGATGACGGACACCTCCATGGACACGGTGGGCCAACCGCTCCGTGATGTCATGGATCGGCTAAATGGGGCTctggacagggaggaggagcCCTGGGAGCATctagaggaggaaggagaggagaataaGAATAAAGGCTGTAACCACGGCTCTGAATCCCCTCCACAGCAGCCCTTTCGAGAGGACACAGGGGGCGAGCCACCTGACCGGGCCCAGGGAGAGATGTGTCTCTCTCCACTTGCCACAAGCCCCAATTTCATGCAAGCCTCCTCCACCACATCTACAGACTTATGCTGCTTTACCCCCAACAGTCCAAACTCTGCTCCCACGTGTGGTGGCTACTATGACATTACAGGGCATTGCCAGTCGCAGACTCTTTCAGGTGGCCTTGATGATGAAGAACAGGCAGAAGCGCCAGCAGGACAGAGACCAGACATGAGGACTCAAGAGAACAcagaagaaggaaaggaagcagATTCAGAAGAACTACAAGAGGAGAGGCTGAGTCCCTCTGAAAGCTCTCATCCTGCAGAGTTTAA GGTGGACAACAATCACTTGCTTCTTCTCATGATTCATGTATTCAGAGAGAATGAGGAGCAGCTCTTTAAG ATGGTGAGAATGAGCACGGGCCACATGGAGGGGGATCTACAGCCGCTCTACCTGCTGCTGACTGACTGTTACATTTACCTGCTTAGAAAAG GTGCAGCAGAAAAGCCCTacacagtggaggaggctgtTTCTTATAATGAGCTGGACTATCTATCA GTGGGCCTCGACCAGCAGACTGTGACGGTGGTTTGCACCAACAGACGAAGAAAGTTCCTGTTGGACACAGCTGATGCTTCTCTGACTGT CTGGTTCCTGTCCGTTCTGAAGTCCGCCATGGTAAAGGGTTGTCGTGAGCCTCCTTACCCCTCTGTTTTGACTGATGCTACCATGGAAAAACTGGCTCTCACCAAGTTTGTCTCCCAGGAATCTCACTGTGAG GTACCAGATGTGTCTATCCAACTGTATTCACTGGTTCATTGGGAGGATCCTATGGACATGGCTTTGTCACCCCAGGGTGACCCATTAAGGTCAGGGGTACCGGCCAGCACCAAGGAGGGAACTCTGCAGTACCGGGCTGGAACCACTTACCTGGGCAAAGAGCTGTGGAAAGGCTGCTACCTCGTCCTCAG CAACGGGATTCTGTACCTGTATTCAGAAAGAACTGACGTGACACCTGTGATGTCGGTCACTATGGG AGGAGAACATTGTGGCGGCTGTCGGCGTTCAAACAGCACGGAGCATCCTCATGCCTTCCAGGTCATCCTTACAGAGCGGCCTCCGCTGGAGCTCAGTGCGAACAATGAGCAAGACATGGCTGATTGGATGCAGCTTCTCTGTCAGTCCGTCTCTAAAGGG GTTATACCCCAAGGTCTGGCCCCCACGCCTTGTATCCCATGTTGTCTGGTGGTGACAGACGGGAAGCTGCTCACTTGCCATCAGGACTGCCAGACCAGCTTTTTCCGTTCATTGGGCAGCGCCGacatctgtgatgtcacagctGTCAGCCTGGAGGCCAACAAGGAGTACTGTGTCATT
- the plekhm2 gene encoding pleckstrin homology domain-containing family M member 2 isoform X1, which yields MDQLKVKDRILENISMSVKKLQSYFAACEDETPAIRNHDRVLQRLCEHLDHALLYGLQDISSGYWVLVLHFTRREAVRQIDELKHIATNLGRSRAWLYLALSESSLESYLRLFQENQGLLQKYYFKNALVCSHDHLTLFLTLVSGLEFIRFDLELDVPYLDVAPYMPEYYKPQNLLDFEERLPSSDSLSLHSFTSLTSTNLEWDDSAIAPSSEDYDFGDIFPVLQSLPSADWEEGDLTDQASCPRSSGSDPQTVISDTVVLPAGPVSVRGAAHPSAHSPTFRHNPFNEDSDTNTTNTSADITPVHVASRHYTITPTNGDDAENASNELEVIRMARRKKPAKKRRGKGSTDSSSSIHNSVSSEHVEIDSGLLVSEDAESLNCSAFHLEADGDVRRSRVGSEVVEEGDEDGVEGLLRLPQMTDTSMDTVGQPLRDVMDRLNGALDREEEPWEHLEEEGEENKNKGCNHGSESPPQQPFREDTGGEPPDRAQGEMCLSPLATSPNFMQASSTTSTDLCCFTPNSPNSAPTCGGYYDITGHCQSQTLSGGLDDEEQAEAPAGQRPDMRTQENTEEGKEADSEELQEERLSPSESSHPAEFKVDNNHLLLLMIHVFRENEEQLFKMVRMSTGHMEGDLQPLYLLLTDCYIYLLRKGAAEKPYTVEEAVSYNELDYLSVGLDQQTVTVVCTNRRRKFLLDTADASLTVWFLSVLKSAMVKGCREPPYPSVLTDATMEKLALTKFVSQESHCEVPDVSIQLYSLVHWEDPMDMALSPQGDPLRSGVPASTKEGTLQYRAGTTYLGKELWKGCYLVLSNGILYLYSERTDVTPVMSVTMGGEHCGGCRRSNSTEHPHAFQVILTERPPLELSANNEQDMADWMQLLCQSVSKGVIPQGLAPTPCIPCCLVVTDGKLLTCHQDCQTSFFRSLGSADICDVTAVSLEANKEYCVIEFAADRTAYLPPWVLYFSGCDERDRLLGALDNTWKAIYQVNLPHRGVLDPSVQKRCGEALALMNSAWQRADSLARGRAQREPWC from the exons ATGGATCAACTCAAAGTAAAGGACCGCATTCTGGAAAATATCTCCATGTCTGTGAAGAAG TTGCAGAGTTACTTTGCAGCCTGTGAAGATGAAACCCCGGCAATCAGAAACCACGACCGGGTTCTTCAGCGCCTCTGTGAACACCTTGACCACGCTCTGCTGTACGG GCTGCAGGATATCTCTTCAGGCTACTGGGTCCTGGTCCTTCACTTCACCAGGAGAGAGGCTGTCCGACAGATAGATGAGCTCAAGCACATAGCAACTAACCTGGGACGAA GCCGAGCTTGGTTATACCTGGCACTGAGTGAGAGTTCTTTAGAGAGCTATCTACGCCTCTTCCAGGAGAACCAAGGGTTACTACAGAAGTATTACTTCAA GAATGCACTAGTCTGCAGTCATGATCACCTCACACTATTTCTCACACTGGTGTCCGGCCTGGAGTTTATCCGTTTTGATCTGGAGCTG GATGTGCCCTATCTGGATGTGGCCCCATACATGCCAGAATACTACAAACCCCAGAACCTGCTGGACTTTGAGGAAAGGTTGCCCAGCTCTGACAGCTTGTCCCTGCACTCCTTCACCTCCCTCACCTCCACAAACCTGGAGTGGGACGACAGCGCCATAGCCCCCTCCAGTGAAG attatgaTTTCGGTGACATCTTCCCCGTGTTGCAGTCATTGCCAAGTGCAGACTGGGAAG AGGGAGACCTGACCGACCAGGCCAGCTGCCCGCGATCCAGTGGCTCTGATCCACAGACGGTCATCAGCGACACCGTGGTCCTCCCTGCAGGCCCCGTCAGTGTAAGGGGTGCAGCTCATCCCTCCGCTCACAGCCCCACTTTCAGACACAACCCCTTCAATGAGGACTCAGACACCAACACTACCAACACCTCAGCCGACATCACGCCAGTTCACGTGGCCAGCCGCCATTACACCATCACCCCCACTAATGGAGATGACGCAGAGAATGCCAGCAATGAGCTGGAGGTTATCAG GATGGCCAGGCGGAAGAAACCAGCCAAGAAACGTCGAGGGAAGGGCTCTACAGATTCTAGCAGCAGTATTCATaactctgtctcctctgagCATGTAGAGATAGACAGCGGCCTCCTGGTCTCAGAGGATGCAGAATCATTAAACTGCTCCGCTTTCCACCTGGAAGCAGACGGGGATGTGAGGAGAAGCAGGGTGGGATCAGAGGTTGTTGAGGAAGGAGATGAAGATGGAGTGGAAGGCCTCCTGCGGCTACCACAGATGACGGACACCTCCATGGACACGGTGGGCCAACCGCTCCGTGATGTCATGGATCGGCTAAATGGGGCTctggacagggaggaggagcCCTGGGAGCATctagaggaggaaggagaggagaataaGAATAAAGGCTGTAACCACGGCTCTGAATCCCCTCCACAGCAGCCCTTTCGAGAGGACACAGGGGGCGAGCCACCTGACCGGGCCCAGGGAGAGATGTGTCTCTCTCCACTTGCCACAAGCCCCAATTTCATGCAAGCCTCCTCCACCACATCTACAGACTTATGCTGCTTTACCCCCAACAGTCCAAACTCTGCTCCCACGTGTGGTGGCTACTATGACATTACAGGGCATTGCCAGTCGCAGACTCTTTCAGGTGGCCTTGATGATGAAGAACAGGCAGAAGCGCCAGCAGGACAGAGACCAGACATGAGGACTCAAGAGAACAcagaagaaggaaaggaagcagATTCAGAAGAACTACAAGAGGAGAGGCTGAGTCCCTCTGAAAGCTCTCATCCTGCAGAGTTTAA GGTGGACAACAATCACTTGCTTCTTCTCATGATTCATGTATTCAGAGAGAATGAGGAGCAGCTCTTTAAG ATGGTGAGAATGAGCACGGGCCACATGGAGGGGGATCTACAGCCGCTCTACCTGCTGCTGACTGACTGTTACATTTACCTGCTTAGAAAAG GTGCAGCAGAAAAGCCCTacacagtggaggaggctgtTTCTTATAATGAGCTGGACTATCTATCA GTGGGCCTCGACCAGCAGACTGTGACGGTGGTTTGCACCAACAGACGAAGAAAGTTCCTGTTGGACACAGCTGATGCTTCTCTGACTGT CTGGTTCCTGTCCGTTCTGAAGTCCGCCATGGTAAAGGGTTGTCGTGAGCCTCCTTACCCCTCTGTTTTGACTGATGCTACCATGGAAAAACTGGCTCTCACCAAGTTTGTCTCCCAGGAATCTCACTGTGAG GTACCAGATGTGTCTATCCAACTGTATTCACTGGTTCATTGGGAGGATCCTATGGACATGGCTTTGTCACCCCAGGGTGACCCATTAAGGTCAGGGGTACCGGCCAGCACCAAGGAGGGAACTCTGCAGTACCGGGCTGGAACCACTTACCTGGGCAAAGAGCTGTGGAAAGGCTGCTACCTCGTCCTCAG CAACGGGATTCTGTACCTGTATTCAGAAAGAACTGACGTGACACCTGTGATGTCGGTCACTATGGG AGGAGAACATTGTGGCGGCTGTCGGCGTTCAAACAGCACGGAGCATCCTCATGCCTTCCAGGTCATCCTTACAGAGCGGCCTCCGCTGGAGCTCAGTGCGAACAATGAGCAAGACATGGCTGATTGGATGCAGCTTCTCTGTCAGTCCGTCTCTAAAGGG GTTATACCCCAAGGTCTGGCCCCCACGCCTTGTATCCCATGTTGTCTGGTGGTGACAGACGGGAAGCTGCTCACTTGCCATCAGGACTGCCAGACCAGCTTTTTCCGTTCATTGGGCAGCGCCGacatctgtgatgtcacagctGTCAGCCTGGAGGCCAACAAGGAGTACTGTGTCATT